One genomic window of Actinoplanes lobatus includes the following:
- a CDS encoding TetR/AcrR family transcriptional regulator, with amino-acid sequence MNTAPSRKRGPYQRSRERREQIVLAVVDLVDELGHDGVTTAQVAARSGSSEPTVLYHYPTKDHLLVAALERMDDIEAAILVDTDEGAILDLDALRSNADATVSISENRLRLFVVLKGQAATPGHPAGEYFTRRTERAMAIFARLIAGRQKAGLAHPGLDPRETARQVIALWEGLTFMRLTDPTFDVGQSLIDGIRRLTCENWMRALALLNDPTNGI; translated from the coding sequence ATGAACACCGCACCGTCCCGCAAACGCGGCCCCTACCAGCGCTCCCGCGAGCGCCGCGAGCAGATCGTGCTGGCGGTCGTCGATCTGGTCGACGAACTCGGCCACGACGGCGTCACCACCGCGCAGGTCGCCGCCCGGTCCGGCTCCAGCGAGCCGACCGTGCTGTACCACTATCCGACCAAGGACCATCTGCTCGTGGCCGCGCTCGAGCGGATGGACGACATCGAGGCGGCAATCCTGGTCGACACCGACGAGGGCGCGATCCTCGATCTCGATGCGCTGCGAAGCAATGCCGATGCCACCGTGTCGATCAGCGAGAACCGGCTGCGCCTGTTCGTCGTGCTCAAGGGGCAGGCAGCCACTCCCGGCCACCCGGCCGGCGAGTACTTCACGCGGCGCACCGAACGAGCGATGGCGATCTTCGCCCGGCTGATCGCCGGGCGGCAGAAGGCCGGGCTAGCGCATCCCGGGCTCGACCCGCGGGAGACCGCGCGGCAGGTGATCGCGCTGTGGGAGGGCCTCACCTTCATGCGCCTGACCGACCCGACGTTCGATGTCGGCCAGTCCCTGATCGACGGCATCCGCCGCCTGACCTGCGAGAACTGGATGCGCGCCCTGGCCCTCCTCAACGACCCGACCAACGGAATCTAG